Part of the Virgibacillus natechei genome is shown below.
GAATCAGAATCCGTTATATCAAACACCGCAACTCCGGTTAACTCATCGTAAACCCAATCATCTATATTATTTAAATTCATATTTACAATAGGCTCATATTCATTCCCATTGGTATCTTTTAATGACATAAGACGTTGATATACTTCGAAGTTATCTTCTTTTTGATGTTTTGCTCTGATCTCGAGAGCTAGATATATTCCGTCTCCTTCAGCTTGAAAACCTACAACTTGTGAATAATCTATATACTGTGCACCTTCCACAATAACGATATATCCGTCATTGAAATTTGCTCCTTCTCCTAACTCAAGCTCTACCTCTCCACTCTCTTCTACATCTATAAGAGTGGGCCCTTGTTCTTCAGGCTCTTCTGTTTCTTCAATGTTACCCGAATCTGTATTTGTATCGACACCACTAGGACCTGCTTCAACCTCATCTTCTCCACCGCAAGCAGCCATTACTATCATTAGGGTGATTGCCATAAAAATTAACGTTAAATTCCTTTTTGTACCATTAAACACAAAAATACCTCTAAATTTTTATCCAATATAATATTTAAAATCTATTCAGTACGGATCATCTATCCAATTTATCAAGCTTTTGATTCATATCGTTCAACGACTCATGAATTTTAAAGATTACAATTAATAATTCACAATAAATACGTACCATAAGCGGTCCAAAAGCAATCAAAATAAGTCCGATAATTACTGAAAAACCACCATCAAACATCATTAACAATCCTGGTAACACAGATATAGCTACACCTAACCAAAATACAATCTTAATAAGTGTTGGCGTTAACATTTTGTTGAAACTAATAAACTCTTCAAACATTTAAATTCTCCTTTACTATTATAATAGGTATAATAACTTTTAATTTTGCATTTAAGGAAGCATGGAGGTCACAGCATGCTTTTTATCCCTCTTCGGTCTAAAATACACCTCTATTGATTTGCATATTACCTATTCCACCTTCTGTTCTGTTTCATATGTTCCAGAAAAAAAGGTTCCCATTCCACCAATCTTTGTACAACCGTTAGTGTCTACAACTTCAATCTGCCCGCCTTCTAACATCATTTCCAACTTACAATCGAACTCTTCATTATAGAATTCTGCCTCATTTCCCGAAACGGAAGCAGTTCCTTCTATAAAACTCGTACGATCTCTTGCCCGTACATCAAAATCAAAATCAAACGAATCATCCGTCACGTTGGAAATGTTCATGGTTCCTTCAAAAGGCTCCCCATTTCTGTACCAAGTGCCACTCCATTCTTCAGTATCTGGGGATTCCTGAACTGATTCTTTTTCTTCGTTTTGTTGTGTCTCCGCTTCTTCAGCTTCTTCGGTTACCTGATCTGATTCCTTTTCCGAATTCTGTTCTGTCTCATCTTCCGGATCTTCTATCACAGGCATCTCCTCTTGCTGCTCCTCTTCAGTCCCGTTTGATTCTTCTATTTCATTTTCGTTATTACCCTCCTCATCAGGATTGTTATATGTATCTCCTAAACTCATATTAATCGAACCATCTTTCACATTGTATGCACTGTGAAAGCCACTTTCATTCTTAATGATAATGAACCTTTCTCCGCCTATTTCTGTTTCATCTACAAGTTCCATCTCTTTAATTTCACCTGTTTCATAGTCTCGGAAAGCGTTCTGCAAATCATCAAATGTCAAATCTAGCGGTTCTTCATCCGGATCTATACGGTGATATTCATCTAACTTCCAATTCTCCCCTTCCATCTTAAAATGCCATTCATTTGTCCATCCATGATGAATTAGGGCTTCACTACCAAGCGTCATACTGGTTGCTTGAAAACGATCTTCCGACTGATCCATTATCTCAATGTTTATTTGCGTATCTGTTTCCATGAATACTCCATATGTATCACAACCACAGAAATAAGAACGTAACAAGTGCTCTACCTGTTGATCCAAGCCATTGTCGGTCATCAATTCAGTAAGGGATTCTCTTACTATAGCAAAAGCAGCCTGAAATTCCTCACCCTCATTCTCTATATCCATTGACCATTCCTGCTGAGTCCATTCAAGATAATTCTCATCGTGAATTTGACTCATGATTCTATGTATTTCCTTCACATTCTCTTCCATGATTTGTTGTACTTCTTCTACCTCTAACTCAGCTGTTTCTTCCTCCTGTTCTTCATGCGTACTTTCCTCGTCTTGATTTTCATTCTGAGCCTCATTTGCATCTACATCTTCATTGCATGCTGATAGTAGCAATACCAATAGAAACAATAGAAGCAAATTAGATTTTTTGAGCATTTCTATCCCCCACATCAAATTTTTTAACGGGTATATAGTACCATATCAGGAAAAAAGATCCAATTAATTAACCTTATATTCATTAAAGTATGATTACTTTGTACTCATAGATTTGTACTTCGTAATATATGCTTACCTGTTTGGCCTTCTTCACAAAGCATAGAAATCTAAATTAGATACGTTCAATAAATAAAGCACCTGTCCATTATCAAGTGGGCAGGTGCTTACAATGTTAAGCACGCATAGGCAATTACTACCTTAACTAATTTTATTGGTTGTTCGTATTGCCTTTATTCAGGAACATACTTCTTATGTTAATACTAGGGGGTTAGAGATTAGATATTTTTAGTATTCTTTATCACGGATCACGCACCGCCCCCCCTTGCTTCAAAACTCTTCATCCCCTGGGACAAGGAACCTGTCCCCATGTCCCCCACTATCCGCCTGGCTGTATTCCCATCTCATCTAATTTCTTCCACAATGGTTCAAGTGCTTTTTCCCGGTCTAGATAAAACTGACTGCCACGAATTCTCCAGAACGTCCATCCAACCCGTTCGAGCACACGTTGTCGTTCAATATCCTCTTCCCATTTATCAAGGCCATGCCATCTGTCGCCATCACATTCGACAGCTAGGCGATTACGCATGCCTTCAACAACGAGGTCAATTCGTTTTCCTAACGTTCCTACTTTTACCTGTGGAATAACTCTGTAGCCTCGGGCTTTAATCAGTCGGAAAACATCTTCTTCAAATTTCGAATCAAATTCATCCTGCACCTCATCGATTTCTTGCTGTACGCGATATGGTTCTTTGCAATACTGTAATAGTCTGTACCGGGCACATTCGGGATTTAAGTCATTTAATTCGACAGAGTGAAATAACAACATTTGATCCCGTGCACGGCTTGCTGCAACATTAAATCGTTGGTAAGCGGATCGACCTGTCATCGGGCCAATTCGCATATTAGGTGCTGCAACGAGCGACATGAATATGACATCCCGTTCGTCTCCCTGGAAGGAGTAAGCATCTCCACAAATGATCTGTCTATTGATCATCTCTTCTTCACCGATTGCTTCGCGTAATTTATTCTCAATAATATTCGCTTGATCATAGCCTTGGAGCGAAATAACACCAAATGTTTTGTTCGCATATTGTTCCTCTTTACAAAGGCGGGCAATTTCTTCAACGATTGCTTCTGCCTCTGGCTCATTGATTGCCTTTTTACTATCTTCTTTCCGATATCCGTCTGCTACACGAATGGCCTTCACCGGTGGATCCAGGGCTTCATTTCCAAGTGGGAGACGAAGTGGGTCAATCATGCCCCCATACATGAAGTCATTCGAAAATTGAATGATCTCAGGAACACAGCGGAAATGTTCTTTCAAAATAATTTTACTGTCAAACACCCGGCTTGCCGTATCATAGAGACTGGTTTTCATCTCGAATTGTAATTTGTTTGGAATATTGTTGAGATAGCGATCAATTAAACCATGCGTTTCACCGATATCTGTTCCAACGCTTTCCGGACTAATCTGGTTATCGTCACCAACAATAACCGCCTTCTTCCCGCGTAGTAGGGCGCTCAGTGAGAACAGGTTACTTTGCGAACTTTCATCGACAATAACGACATCAAACTGATCTGCCGTTAAATCCAAATTCTCAATGACACTCTTGATTGGCATGATCCATACAGGGATCGCTCCTCGGGCCGTTGCCATTTCTTTACTCGCTTCTTTCCTATAGACATTGGCATATTTACCAGTACCTTTTCCAACTCGTTGGATCGCCTTTAACCAGGCAAAAAGACTTCGTTTCTGTTCCTTTGTCGTTCTTTCAATTTGCGATTTCCATGTAGATGTTGCCACGAGTTGTTTAATTATTTTAGACTCGTTGTTGGTCTCCAGTTGTAGGTCTTCCTCTAGCTTTTCGATCGTTGATTTGCTTTCGATATCCTCAATCCATGTGGAAAGTTTCTTCCATTTCCAGGCAAGTCTTAAATCTTCAGGAGGATACATTGCCTCGCCTTGACCACCTTGCTCTTCCAATTGTTCCAACCAAAGGGGTGCCATTTTTTCAATCTTTTCATGTAATTCTTTGTATCGATGGAAGCTTTCGTTTAGTTCTTCCAATCGCTTCAATTCATTCCACGATTCTTTCCATAAAGCGACGTCTTTTTCGTGACAAGCTGTTAGTAAAGCATCAACTATTTCCATATTCCCCGATTTCGCATTTGCCTGGGCGAGGGTATCCGTTGTTGTATTGAAAATGGTATTCGCCTGTTTTAACTGCTGCTGATAATAAATAGCCGTTAATCCATTCTTAAGTGTCGTAAACCATTCCATGGAGTCCCACTGCGGTTTCCTCGGAATAACAATTTCATCTCTTATCCCGTCTAATTCATGGATAATATCCTTTTCCCATCGGACCATTTGCCCCATATCATCTAGTAATTGTTTTACTGTTGTCGTCATTCTTTTTTGGTTTTCATCAATCGTTGGCCCTTGATATTCATTCATCGTTCGATTCCATTTTAGGACAAGCTTCTGAATGAGAATGTTCCCATCCGTATATTTCAGTATTTTTTCTACATCCTGTTTATGACGGATTTCGAGTCCATTGATCTTACATTGTTCAAAGATGTAGCTGTACTTACGCCCTAAAATATTTTTAAACATCCAGCCGATCGATTTATTGTCTTCCAGCCGTTGTTTAATGACTTCCAGGTCTTCTTTAAGTATGGTATGGTTCACATTTTCAGGTATCACAATTTCTTCGGCAATGAGGTCGCTATCTATTGCTTCTATTTGTCTGACTTCATCATACACATTTTTGTGAAAATCAGACCAATTATCTTGCCTCTCTGCGTCTCCTAATATTTCCTTAAGCAAAAGGGAACGCCAGGTTTCCTCTTGAATCACAGCTAGTTTTCTCATTGATTTTTCAACCAGTTTTACTTTTTCTTCTATATTAAAATGGTACGTTAAGTCCTTAACATCCCAATCCGAAATTACATTTTCATAAGGTTTGAGATCTTGTTCGGTAGATTTAACTTGAGATACTGCTTTTTCAAAAACATCTGGCTGCACAATATCACGCGTTGCTAATTGATTTTTTGATAATAATTTGCGGTCCTCACCCTTAATAATTCCGTGTAGCTTGAAGAATTCCTTCGTTTCATCCTCATGAAGCGGAAAGTCATCGTTTAATGTAATTCTATCTGGAATCCATCCATGCGTAGAATTTTCATTCAACCATTTCGAAGCTTCCAGTGGGGTATACGTTTCTGACTCGATCGTTATGGGTGTGTTTTCCGCTTCCGCTGTTTGATTAATCTCCGTATTTATTCGAGCAATATTTCGTTTCGTCTGATCCAGTTCCTTTTCCAGCCCTTGAATATTTTTCTCCAAGGTTTCAGGTTGCTGGCTATCTAGGTTTTCTGCAATAAATTTAATCGAATCCTCAATTTCTTTTACCGAGCGGGAATCGCCACCTAAAACACTGACAACTAGCGCACGTATTTCCTCTGGTATCTTGTCACGGAGCACTTGCAATGCCCGCTCTTTTTCACTTGTAACCAATACGCGTTTCCCATGCGCCAATAAATGACTAATTAGATTGGCAATCGTATGGCTTTTCCCAGTTCCTGGTGGTCCCTGAACAAGTACACCATCGTTATTTGATAATTTTGTTGCGATTAGCTTTTGTGCATTATTGGTTGGCAGTGGAAATAAAAGTTGTTCACCAACCCCTTGCCATTCTTTCTTTGTGGTACGACCTGATTCAGCTTCTGGTTCTGGTTGCGATTCCACTTCTCCATTAGCCGTTAATAGTTTAATTGAATTTGGAACGGGATATCCGTTTTCAACTTTTTCAATAGCAGTTTCTAATTCCTTTTGCCACAGACGATTGCCGCTTTTTCTTAGGAAAATAGCCGGTGTATAGGTAATCAATGGATTGTTGGTGATGCTTGGTTTCCCTGTTTGCTTTATGTACGATCCATAGGGACTGATGGTGTGTGCGATTTCTTTAAAGAAAGGCTCCATGGAATCTACATTCCACGGATCTAGGTCCGCTTCCTTCACTTGCCCTTCCATTTCCATAATTCGCGACATATTCGGAACATCATTTGTTGGCAACATATCTGTTTCCAGTTCTGTTCCCTTGGTTGTTGGAATGAGGGCAAAAAGTCCTCTCTTCGGTTGAAATTGCAACTCTAATTTGGTAACGAGTACATGACGTTGTATCTTCTCACCATTTACCTGCCAATTCAACAATCCGTGTCCCCAAGCAATTTCAATATCATCCATTTCACGCTGCAATTGTTGGTGGGTCGCAAATAGCTGGTCATACACCTTCTGTATTTCTAATTTCGGCCTCATTTCCTTCGCCCAAGGTCTCCATTTCTCCTCCAGCCACTCCTCAAACTTGGAAACTCTCTCTTCATCGTCTGTAAATTTTTCAAAAATTTCTTGCCCATTATCCTGATCGATTCCTTTGTAAATCTGGACTACTTTAATAGGCTCTGTACTAGGTTTATCCCAATGCTTTACCCATTCACTGATTGCTACCGGTGGCGTGGGAGCGGATGTTATCTTTTGTTTATGTACTTCCAACCAAGCATCTTCTACTTCTCCCCCACCCCCAACATAGCATCCTTGTAAATTCGGGAAATCTTGTACCCACCAGACCTTCTCATACTGCTGTACACTTAAAATCGTTTTCTCATTTAGATTTTTTACAGCAAGTAAATACTCAAAAATCTTGGCAACATCTGTCGTTTCTGCTACTTCGGACATACAATCCCTTCCTTTTGTCTGTATTTCTATTGTATATGAAACCCTTTAGCTATTTTAAAATCGGACACTTTTATTTCTATATGTAATACCATCTAATTAGTACTTATTAGCTACGTAATATAGTTTAATTTTAGCATAGATGTAAGGTTATACCTATAATGGAATGTCGAATTTTGGATTAATAAAGTGAAGGATGGGGAAGGTTTCACCGTTTGGTAAAATAATTCACATGTAAGCAGAAGTAAAACTTCATTCAGTATGGGGGGCGAGCGAGTATCTACGCACAGCCCCAGGATGTATCGTAGTTAGTCGATTGGCCCGTAAAACTGCAATAAAAATGGGGTGAGCAAGTATTATTGCCCACCCTCTTCTTTCAGGTTCTTATTTCATATTTTTCTGTTGGATAAAAGATAATTTCTTTCTAACAGTCATTGTGACAGACAAGGCTAACCCTAAATTAGCAATTCACTTTTAATTAATAGGCACCCCACCTACCATGATCCTCAAAATTCCTTAATCTTATCTACATTCCAAATTTGCTTAGCAATTTCCCCGTATAGCTTTTGTCTTTCCGTTAAATCATTATTATCAAACTCATCATATGATTTAAAAGGTAAATCATTGTTGTTAGCGTATCTCAAGAATCCTGGGTTTTGCTGGTAACAATTCTTATGAAGAGATTTAGCTAAGTAATTTTGTCCGAAATACTGTTCAACCTTCTCAGCGTATTCTTTATCACCATAACTTTGATTAATACTTCTAGGCAGTAAAAGAAGTCCACCGATATGATTACGACGTTTTTGGAACTCTGTTTCATTATCAAATTCATTCATATAACGTTCGTATTTATTAGCCCAGATATGTTCAATCTGAAAGGGATTTTTCGATTCCTTTGTTACATACATTTCAAATTTTGAGTCGAATCCACTTTCTACTTCAATATGATGTGTAATGCGAGCAAGTAAATAATGAACGTATCTTTTATTTTGCTGATGCAGATAAAAGGTTTCTATATTATCTAACTTGTTAATTTCATTTGCCTTGTCTTTAAATATTACCTTTAACTCGTTCAAGTCTTTGTCTCGGATTTCTTTAGTGTTTAATGCATAATAAAAGTACAGAGTATTGCAACCAAAATGTTAGAAGGTTGTACAAATAAAAAAGGCTTGCCAACCCTAACAAAATACCCTACCGTTAATAGTGACTAAACAAATTAATGGTGGAGGTAAGTGAAAGGATGCTAGCAATGCCTGAAGTTAATCATATCAAAAATTTACGTAATAATAAATCACTATCAATTAATGAAATAGTAAAACGAACCGGTTTTGCTTGGAAAACCGTTAAGAAATACGCGGATGAAGATCAATTACCCGAGGAAAAAACACCATTTAAAAAGGGTATGATGCATGAAGAAAAATGGGGAGAAATTGTATCTGACTGGCTAATGGAGGACCAAGCACTTAAAAAGAAATTGCGAAGGAATAATAAGAATATATTTAAACAATTACAGCAATTAAATTTCCCAGGTTCTTACCGAACCGTTTGTAACTTTATCGCTGAATGGAAAGACAAAATGTTAGATGAAACTGACACAGTAAAAGAGGAATATGACAGGTTAACACATCCCCCAGCGGAAGCACAGATAGACTTTGGAGTTACAGAAGTTGTACATGAAGGGAAAGTAAAAGATATCCATTGTCTGATTTTGAGTTTCCCCTTTAGTAATGGAGGCTTTGTAACACCATTGCCAGCAGAAAATCAAGAGTGCTTTTTGGAAGGTATTAAACTACTTTTTGCACAAGTCGGCTTTGTTCCGAGGGAATTACGGTTAGATAATCTATCAGCAGCCGTTGTAAAGGCTAGAGGTCATGGTCAGGAAACCATTTTCACTGATGGTTTTCAACGATTTGCCAGTCACTATGGATTTGAGCCAATAGCCTGTAATCCAAGAAAGGGAAACGAAAAAGGGCATGTAGAAAATAAGGTTGGTTACGTTCGATATAATTTCTTTACGCCGTCACCGGTTGTTCAGGATTTGACGCACTTGCGTGAGTTATTGTTCAAACATTGTCAGGATGATCATTTAAGAATGCATTATAAAAAGGGAATTTGTATCGCTGATCTCATAAAGGAAGAAAAGAAATATGGTCTCGCATTACCTGAGAAAGAGTATCCAGTATTTAATAAAACGCTGGTTTCGGCTAATAAATATGGTGAGGTAAGAATTGATGGAAAGGAAATCCACATACCGAATAGTTATCACTATACACAATTGTACGTAATTAAGTACTGGGATGACTTTAAAGTGGTCTCTCCGCAAGGAGAAATGCTTTATAAGGGACCTAGACCATATATGAATCGATCTAGAGAAATTCCATGGCAATCCATTTTGAAAAATTGGATGAGGAAACCAAGATCAATTACCTATTCTAGATACTTCCCATATCTTCCAGGAAGAATCGCGCATCATTTGAATAGTGAATCAATGAAACTCAGAAAAGAACGTGCCGACTGGTTACAGAGTTTAATAATAAAATACAGTATGCAAGAAATAGATGAGCGTTTCTATGAATTGTTACCAGTAGATGATAAAGAAAATGGAAATGAATCATTACATGATTCGATTGCACATCCGTATAATGTAAATTGGAGTATCTACGACTCCCTTCAACCTTTAAACCATTCGTTGAAAGGAGAGGAAGTAGAGAATGTCTAATTTGATTAGAGAGAAATGCAAATCGTTACGTTTAGCATATGTTGCAGACATATATGAGCAGATTCCCTTCGAGAATCCTAAGCAGTATATCTCGGCTTTATTACAACAGGAATTAGAACATAGAGAGGTAGCTAAAGGAGAGCGTTTGATCAAAAAGGCGAAATTCATGAATGAAAAAGAATTAGAGGATTACCGGTGGAGTGAACATATTCGTTTCCCTCCACAATTGGATAGAGAAAGTCTCGAATCACTATATTTTATCGATAAAAAAGAGAATCTAATTTTAACAGGTGCACCTGGGACTGGAAAGTCTCATCTGGTTACAGCGCTTGGGCGGAAGGCATGTAGATCTGGATATGAAGTCCGTTTCTATCGAGTGGCTGATTTGGTAGAACTACTTGAAAAATCTTGGAGAGAAGGGCGCTTTCAAGCCTTACGCAACAGGTTTAATAAAGTAGATATGGTTATTTTAGACGAGATGGGATATGTTCCATTTAGTAAGGAAGGCGCTGAATTATTATTCCAATTGATATCTGATTGGTATGAGAGGTCTAGCCTTGTGATTACCTCCAATTTGGAATTTAGTCAATGGAATAGAATATTTGTAGACGCACGTTTAACAGCTGCATTAGT
Proteins encoded:
- the istA gene encoding IS21 family transposase, whose amino-acid sequence is MLAMPEVNHIKNLRNNKSLSINEIVKRTGFAWKTVKKYADEDQLPEEKTPFKKGMMHEEKWGEIVSDWLMEDQALKKKLRRNNKNIFKQLQQLNFPGSYRTVCNFIAEWKDKMLDETDTVKEEYDRLTHPPAEAQIDFGVTEVVHEGKVKDIHCLILSFPFSNGGFVTPLPAENQECFLEGIKLLFAQVGFVPRELRLDNLSAAVVKARGHGQETIFTDGFQRFASHYGFEPIACNPRKGNEKGHVENKVGYVRYNFFTPSPVVQDLTHLRELLFKHCQDDHLRMHYKKGICIADLIKEEKKYGLALPEKEYPVFNKTLVSANKYGEVRIDGKEIHIPNSYHYTQLYVIKYWDDFKVVSPQGEMLYKGPRPYMNRSREIPWQSILKNWMRKPRSITYSRYFPYLPGRIAHHLNSESMKLRKERADWLQSLIIKYSMQEIDERFYELLPVDDKENGNESLHDSIAHPYNVNWSIYDSLQPLNHSLKGEEVENV
- the istB gene encoding IS21-like element helper ATPase IstB, coding for MSNLIREKCKSLRLAYVADIYEQIPFENPKQYISALLQQELEHREVAKGERLIKKAKFMNEKELEDYRWSEHIRFPPQLDRESLESLYFIDKKENLILTGAPGTGKSHLVTALGRKACRSGYEVRFYRVADLVELLEKSWREGRFQALRNRFNKVDMVILDEMGYVPFSKEGAELLFQLISDWYERSSLVITSNLEFSQWNRIFVDARLTAALVDRVIHHAHILSFTGDSYRVTHALSNHQS
- a CDS encoding GmrSD restriction endonuclease domain-containing protein → MNELKVIFKDKANEINKLDNIETFYLHQQNKRYVHYLLARITHHIEVESGFDSKFEMYVTKESKNPFQIEHIWANKYERYMNEFDNETEFQKRRNHIGGLLLLPRSINQSYGDKEYAEKVEQYFGQNYLAKSLHKNCYQQNPGFLRYANNNDLPFKSYDEFDNNDLTERQKLYGEIAKQIWNVDKIKEF
- a CDS encoding DUF4282 domain-containing protein → MFEEFISFNKMLTPTLIKIVFWLGVAISVLPGLLMMFDGGFSVIIGLILIAFGPLMVRIYCELLIVIFKIHESLNDMNQKLDKLDR
- a CDS encoding AAA domain-containing protein, which codes for MSEVAETTDVAKIFEYLLAVKNLNEKTILSVQQYEKVWWVQDFPNLQGCYVGGGGEVEDAWLEVHKQKITSAPTPPVAISEWVKHWDKPSTEPIKVVQIYKGIDQDNGQEIFEKFTDDEERVSKFEEWLEEKWRPWAKEMRPKLEIQKVYDQLFATHQQLQREMDDIEIAWGHGLLNWQVNGEKIQRHVLVTKLELQFQPKRGLFALIPTTKGTELETDMLPTNDVPNMSRIMEMEGQVKEADLDPWNVDSMEPFFKEIAHTISPYGSYIKQTGKPSITNNPLITYTPAIFLRKSGNRLWQKELETAIEKVENGYPVPNSIKLLTANGEVESQPEPEAESGRTTKKEWQGVGEQLLFPLPTNNAQKLIATKLSNNDGVLVQGPPGTGKSHTIANLISHLLAHGKRVLVTSEKERALQVLRDKIPEEIRALVVSVLGGDSRSVKEIEDSIKFIAENLDSQQPETLEKNIQGLEKELDQTKRNIARINTEINQTAEAENTPITIESETYTPLEASKWLNENSTHGWIPDRITLNDDFPLHEDETKEFFKLHGIIKGEDRKLLSKNQLATRDIVQPDVFEKAVSQVKSTEQDLKPYENVISDWDVKDLTYHFNIEEKVKLVEKSMRKLAVIQEETWRSLLLKEILGDAERQDNWSDFHKNVYDEVRQIEAIDSDLIAEEIVIPENVNHTILKEDLEVIKQRLEDNKSIGWMFKNILGRKYSYIFEQCKINGLEIRHKQDVEKILKYTDGNILIQKLVLKWNRTMNEYQGPTIDENQKRMTTTVKQLLDDMGQMVRWEKDIIHELDGIRDEIVIPRKPQWDSMEWFTTLKNGLTAIYYQQQLKQANTIFNTTTDTLAQANAKSGNMEIVDALLTACHEKDVALWKESWNELKRLEELNESFHRYKELHEKIEKMAPLWLEQLEEQGGQGEAMYPPEDLRLAWKWKKLSTWIEDIESKSTIEKLEEDLQLETNNESKIIKQLVATSTWKSQIERTTKEQKRSLFAWLKAIQRVGKGTGKYANVYRKEASKEMATARGAIPVWIMPIKSVIENLDLTADQFDVVIVDESSQSNLFSLSALLRGKKAVIVGDDNQISPESVGTDIGETHGLIDRYLNNIPNKLQFEMKTSLYDTASRVFDSKIILKEHFRCVPEIIQFSNDFMYGGMIDPLRLPLGNEALDPPVKAIRVADGYRKEDSKKAINEPEAEAIVEEIARLCKEEQYANKTFGVISLQGYDQANIIENKLREAIGEEEMINRQIICGDAYSFQGDERDVIFMSLVAAPNMRIGPMTGRSAYQRFNVAASRARDQMLLFHSVELNDLNPECARYRLLQYCKEPYRVQQEIDEVQDEFDSKFEEDVFRLIKARGYRVIPQVKVGTLGKRIDLVVEGMRNRLAVECDGDRWHGLDKWEEDIERQRVLERVGWTFWRIRGSQFYLDREKALEPLWKKLDEMGIQPGG